GCTGTTAAGAATGCGAAAGGTGGTCAGGTACAGTACCGAACCGATAAAGCAGGTATTATCCATTGCTCAATTGGAAAGGTAGATTTTACTGTAGACGCTTTAAAAGAAAATTTAGAAGCATTAGTGGTTGATCTTAAGCGATACAAACCAAGCACTTCTAAAGGTACTTATCTCAAAAAATTAACAATATCAACGACCATGGGTCCTGGTTTACTGGTTGACCTATCAAGTTTGAATATTAAATAAGCCCTTTCTTTGCCAATGTAAAATGGCAGAGTTAGGTTTAAAAGTTCGCGGTAGAGTATTGAAAATTTTCAGTATTCTAATCGTCGAAGACCGCAGGTGTGTTATCATTATTGATTGCACTTAATTTAATGCCTGCGCAGACGGTGTTCCGTTTCAGTGGATTGCCCCTGAACTGGTCACCACAACAGGTAGTGGAGGTTATAAAGTGGCATTAAGATTAGAAGACAAAAAAGTAATCGTTGCTGAAGTTGCAGAAGTAGCGTCAAGATCTTTGTCTGCCTTAGCTGCTCATTATCGTGGTTTAACGGTTACTCAGTTAAATACGTTGCGAGCAAATGCTAGAAAGAACAAGATTTACATGCGAGTCGTGCCAAATACTTTGGCAATACGCGCTCTGGAAGATACCGAGTTTGGCTGCTTAAATGAAGCCTTGGTTGGACCAGTAGTGTTGATGTTCTCTCTTGAGGACCCAGGCTCTGCAGCACGTTTAGTACGTGATTTTGTCAAAACGCATGAAAAATTTGAAGTAAAAGCTTTGGCCCTTGGTGGTAAATTATTAGCCGCTCAACAGCTTGAAGCGGTTGCTCAATTACCAACGCGTGATCAAGGTATTTCACTATTAATGTCAGTAATGCAAGCTCCAGTTACCAAATTGGTACGTACATTAGTTGAGCCTTATGCAATGCTAGTACGTACAGTGGCGGCAGTTCGTGATCAAAAACAAGCTGCTTAATCCAAGTTAGATTTTTGTTAGGAGTCCTATAAATGGCTGTTTCTAAAGATGATATTTTGCAAGCAATCTCTGATATGAGCGTAATGGATGTTGTTGAACTTGTTAAAGCAATGGAAGACAAATTCGGTGTATCTGCTGCCGCTGCAGTAGTTGCTGCACCAGCTGCCGCCGCCGCAGGCGAAGCTGTTGAAGAACAGACAGAATTCAATGTTGTAATGACAAGCTTTGGCGCAAATAAAATTGAAGTTATCAAAGTCATCCGCGCTATCACTGGCCTTGGTTTAAAAGAAGCGAAAGACATGGTTGAAGGTGTTCCTTCTCCTGTTAAGGAAGCGATCTCTAAAACTGAAGCTGATGACATCAAGAAAAAATTAGTAGATGCTGGCGCGTCAGTCGACGTCAAATAACTATTATTTAATTTTTAAGAGTGCCGGCCATTTTGGCGGGCACTCTATTTTTTTGTGACTCATTCACG
The nucleotide sequence above comes from Gammaproteobacteria bacterium. Encoded proteins:
- the rplJ gene encoding 50S ribosomal protein L10, which translates into the protein MALRLEDKKVIVAEVAEVASRSLSALAAHYRGLTVTQLNTLRANARKNKIYMRVVPNTLAIRALEDTEFGCLNEALVGPVVLMFSLEDPGSAARLVRDFVKTHEKFEVKALALGGKLLAAQQLEAVAQLPTRDQGISLLMSVMQAPVTKLVRTLVEPYAMLVRTVAAVRDQKQAA
- the rplL gene encoding 50S ribosomal protein L7/L12, whose translation is MAVSKDDILQAISDMSVMDVVELVKAMEDKFGVSAAAAVVAAPAAAAAGEAVEEQTEFNVVMTSFGANKIEVIKVIRAITGLGLKEAKDMVEGVPSPVKEAISKTEADDIKKKLVDAGASVDVK